TGAACCGCGCCATCACCAAATACATGGAAGACCCCATTGCAGAGGAAATCCTGAAAGCTGAACTTGCCCAGGGAGACACCATTGTGATTGACTATGAAGAAGGCAAAGAGGAGCTGAAATTCCACAACCGCAAGGGCGTAGACGTACCGGCTGACACTTCAGATGATTTGCCCGAGGCCTCTGATTCTACTGAAGAAGAAGAGACCACGCCTTCAGACGGCAAGAAGAAAGACTAAGCGTTACGTATCAATTTTGAAAAGGCTGACAGACAAACTGTCAGCCTTTTCTGTTTTTGGCCTCGTTTCTGAAAATGAGCCCCAAAACAGAATGCAGGGTCATTATCTTATAAAACGATTCATCGCAAAATACCACACAAGCTCAAAAGACGTGTTAGTTTCTAAAAGGCCAGCAAGTGTCAGTGCAATTCCCGTTTTAGGCTCCATTTCCAGAAACGAGCCCGAAAACGGACAACCGAACATCCAGGAACAACCCGCATTTCGTAAGTGGCAACTGTCAGGGAGGAAGGGCGTTGAAGGCTTGGCGCGGGTTGACATAATAAAACTTTCGCAAAAATTTCACACTGCCTTAATCTTTCCTAAATTTGGTTTCTTATACCAACCGCAACCTGCTTCAATGTCTGAACAGAATCCCTTGAGTGGCAAATTTGAAATATTAGACCGCAAAAATGACGAAGCCCTTTTAGGAGGTGGCCAAGCGCGCATTGATGCCCAGCATAAAAAAGGCAAACTCACCGCCCGTGAACGCATAGACTTACTGGTAGACGAAGGCTCTTTTGAGGAGATTGGCAAGTTTGTGATGCACCGCTCCAAAGACTTCGGGCTGGACAAAGAATATTATCTGGGTGATGGCGTAGTCACCGGTTATGGCACCGTCAATGGCCGTCTGGTCTATGTTTTCTCCCAGGATTTCACGGTGTTTGGCGGCTCGCTTTCTGAAACGCACGCCGAGAAAATTGTAAAAATCATGGACCTCGCCATGAAAAATGGTGCTCCTGTCATTGGCTTAAATGACTCTGGCGGGGCGCGAATTCAGGAAGGCGTGGTTTCTTTGGGCGGCTACGCCGATATTTTCTACAAAAACACCCTGGCTTCGGGCGTGATTCCGCAACTGTCGGGTATTATGGGGCCATGTGCGGGTGGCGCGGTGTATTCGCCGGCTATCACAGACTTCATCTTAATGGTGGAAGACACGTCATATATGTTCGTGACCGGCCCCAACGTGGTGAAAACCGTGACGCATGAAACCGTGACTTCTGAGGAACTGGGCGGCGCCAGCACGCACAGCACCAAAAGCGGCGTGACCCATTTCTCCTGCGCCAATGAGGTGGTCTGCATCCAGAACATCAAGCAGCTGTTGAGCTACATGCCGCAGAACTGCGAGGAACTGGCTCCTTTCCTGCCCTATGAATCTTCCGGAGATGAAACTCGTGAGGTTCTAAACACGCTTATCCCAGAAAACCCCAACCAACCGTATGACATGCGCGAGGTGATTGAAGGCATCATTGACGCAGGCTCTTTCCTGGAGGTTCACAAGAACTTCGGGGAGAACATTGTGGTGGGCTTTGCAAGGCTAGCCGGAAGAAGCATTGGCATTGTGGGCAACCAACCTGCCGTTTTGGCCGGTGTTTTAGACATTAACGCCTCCACCAAAGCCGCTCGTTTTGTGCGGTTCTGTGATTGCTTCAACATTCCGTTGCTGGTACTGGAAGACGTACCTGGTTTCTTGCCCGGCACCGACCAGGAATGGCGCGGCATCATCACCAACGGCGCCAAATTGCTTTACGCATTCAGTGAGGCCACCGTGCCGCGCGTGACCGTAATTACGCGTAAAGCCTACGGCGGCGCGTATGACGTCATGAACTCCAAGCACATTGGCGCGGATTTGAACTATGCTTGGCCTACCGCTGAGATTGCCGTAATGGGTGCCAAAGGTGCCGCTGAAATCATCTTTAAACGCGAAATTGCCGCCGCTGAAGACCCAGAAGCCAAACTAGCCGAGAAAGTAGCCGAGTACCAGGAGAAATTCGCGACGCCGTACAGAGCCGCCCACCGTGGTTTTGTGGACGAGGTGATTTACCCTAGTGAGACCCGCACCAAACTGATCAAGGCGTTCAAAATGCTGGAAAACAAAGTAGACAAACTGCCTCGCAAAAAGCATGGCAACATTCCTCTGTAAAAAAATATCTTATTCCATATTCCTTGGTGGGCCAACTTAAAGCAGCCTGCCAATTTTCACTGACAAACAAAACATGGAGACTGCTTTGCTCCATCTAAAAAGAAAGCTATGAGAGAAGAAAGCTTTGAATTCTTACAGACATATCTTAACAATGCCGCACCTACCGGGTTTGAAAGTCCGGGCCAGAAACTGTGGCTGGAGTACATAAAACCTTACATTGACGAATATTTCGTAGACACTTACGGCACCGTGGTGGGCGTGATCAACCCAGAGGCCGAGTACAAAGTGGTGATTGAGGCGCACGCCGATGAAATTGCCTGGTTTGTGAACTACATTACGCCAGAAGGCTACATTTACGTGCGCCGCAACGGTGGCTCAGATGCGTTGATTGCCCCTTCCAAACGCGTGAACATTCATACCAGAAAAGGCATGGTAAAAGCGGTGTTTGGCTGGCCGGCCATTCACGTGCGCAAAATAGAACAAGACAAAGCGCCAACCGTAGAGACCATCTTCCTGGACTGTGGCGCCACCAACCGCCAAGAGGTAGAAGACATGGGCATTCACGTGGGCTGCGTGGTCACTTTTGACGATGAGCTCTGGGTGATGAACGAGAAATATTATGTGGGCCGCGCGCTGGACAACCGCATAGGTGGTTTTATGATTGCCGAAGTAGCGCGCCTGCTGAAGGAAAACAACAAGAAACTTCCCTTCGGGCTGTACATTGTGAACGCGGTGCAGGAAGAGATTGGCCTGCGCGGCGCCGAAATGATTGCCCACCGCATTAAGCCCGACCTGGCCATCATCACTGACGTGACACATGACACCCAGGCACCCATGTATGAGAAAAAGACCAACGGCGACCTGCATTGCGGCAAAGGCCCGGTGTTAACCTACGGCCCGGCGGTGCAGAACAACGTGCTGGACATGCTCATTGAAGTAGCCCAGAAACACGAGATCCCGTTCCAGCGCGCCGCCGCCACCCGCGCCACCGGCACAGACACAGATGCGTTCGCATATTCTTCTGAAGGTGTGGCCTCGGCGTTGATTTCCTTGCCGCTCAAATACATGCACACTACGGTAGAAACGGTGCACAAAGACGACGTGGAGAATATCATCCAGCTCTACTACCAATTCCTGCTGCAACTGCAGAGCGGGCATGATTTCAGATACTTGAAATAGCCGTTTTCGGGCTCATTTCAAGAAATGAGCCCGAAAACAGAAAAATAGAAAAGACCTGTAGACGCCTGTTTACAGGTCTTTTCGTTACCACGCATCCGCACAAAAGATTAATTACCCAATGCAATTAGAAACCCCGCGCCTGTTGCTCAGAGAATTCATAGAGGAAGACTGGCATTTCACCAACCTGTTTGAGGCCAATGAGGCAGTGATGCGCTACCAGACCCAACCCGTGCGCGATGCCGAAGGCAGCCGGCAGTACGTGCTCCAATGCATGCGCGAAGCCCAGGAAGAGCCGCGCACCGTCTATGACCTGGCCGTGGTGCTCAAAACAACGCAAATGGTCATTGGCCGGGTGGGCATGAAACTGGACGAGGACGGCGAGGAAGCCGCGCTGTGGTACGTGCTCAACCAAACCTACTGGGGCAAGGGTTACGCCACCGAGGCCGCCCGCGCGCTCATGGGCTTCGGGTTTGAGCACCTGCACCTGCACCGCATCTGGGCCGACTGTGACCCGCGCAACGTGGGTTCTTACAAAGTGATGGAGAAGTTGGGCATGCGGCATGAGGCGCACTTCAGAGAGAACATCTTCATCAAAGGCGAATGGTGTGACTCACTGGTATACGCCCTGCTGTCCCGCGAGTGGCCCGTGCTTTCAGGTGAAAATTCCGAGTGAACTTCTGGGTGAGGCCAAACAGTAAGGCTTTTCTGATTTGCCAAAAATTTGTATCTTGATAAACCTTTTCTGCAGGGCCCGGGTTGAGGAGTTTTCAGAGACGAATTCAGAGCCATTATGATTTTAGAAAACACCTTCGTCAAGTTAGATTATAACCCGGCCAAAGACCTGCTTTATGTAGATTGGCCAGATTATAACAACCTGGCATTGGCTGAATTCAATCACCTGCTGGAGAAAATTCTGGACGTGATTAAATTCTATGACATCGGTTTTATGCTCATAGACGCCCGCACCACCGTAGATGCCATCAAAGAACTGGAATTCATAGATGCCGCCATTAAGTTTCTGGATGATTTGGGCCAGACCCGCATCAAGAAAGTGGCCCGGGTGGTGACCAACAGCTCGGTGCGCGAAGCCAGAATCAGGGAGCATGATGAGAGCGGCCAGCTTACCCTTAATTTCCAGTCGTTCACCAGCAAAGAGGTGGCCTTGCGCTGGCTGGAATCTTAGCCTATTTCTAACCTTCCATACGTGCTTTTCACCGACCAAATGCAGCGGCAAGTGTTGCTGCCCCACCCACCCCAGCGCATCATTTCCCTGGTGCCGTCCCAAACCGAACTCCTCTTCTCCCTGGGCCTTGGCGACCGGGTGGTGGGCGTCACCAAATTCTGCATTCATCCCAAGGCGCAAACCAAGCAGGTCACTAAAATAGGCGGCACCAAAACGTTTCATCTGGAGGTCATTGACCAGCTGAAACCTGATTTAATCATAGGCAACAAAGAAGAGAATTACCAGGAAGGCATTGAAGCCCTGGCCCAAAAATACCCCGTCTGGATGAGTGACATTTACACGCTGCCAGATGCCTTAAACATGATCACTAGCCTGGGTCAGGTACTTTCTACAGAAAAAGCGGCCATCGCCTTGGCCAAAGATATTCAAGCAAAGTTTGGCGCGTTGCAGCCCCTTTTTCCAACCAAAAAAGCGGCCTATTTCATCTGGAAAAACCCCTACATTGCCGTGGGGAATACCAATTTCATTGACTACCTGCTGGGCCTCTGTGGTTTTGAGAACGTTTTCCAGTCAATGCCCAGATACCCAGAAATTACGCCACAGCAACTTGCTTCAGCAGAACCAGAAGTGATTTTGCTTTCATCTGAACCCTACCCGTTCCAGGAAAAACATGTAGCGGAGTTTCAGGCACTTTGCCCCCAAGCCCAGGTGCTGGTGGTGGATGGGGAGTTGTTCAGTTGGTACGGCAGCAGGTTGTTGCATTCAGCGCCTTATTTACAACAAGTGATAGCATCTGTCAAGGTGTAAAAACAGGAACAAAAAAAAGCCGCTCACCTAAATGGCAAGCGGCTTTTTATGCTATAAAATCTGGTGCCTTATTTCAACTTGGCTACCGCAGTTTTCAATTGTTGGGCTTCCTGCAAATGCTCTTTCAACACGGGCAAGATCTGGTCAATAAAGGCCTGGATTTCAGGATCCGTCAATTCTTTGTCGGCTTGTTCATACAGGGCAACGGCTTCTTCATGGGCTGCCACCTGTACATCAGCGAAAGACTTGTCAAACTCATCGCCTTTTTTCACTTCCAGGCTGTCTACTAATACTTTCTTCTCTGATTCCATGACATTGGGAAGCTTCACGTTTTTGCGTTTGGCTATGTTCTCAATGGCGGGGCTGGTTCTGGAATGCACGTGGTATAACTGCTGCCCATAAGCGGCAACTTTCTGCTCTTTGCCCTGGTCACCGGCTAACATTCCGGTCATCATCCCGAACATATCATTGGAGGCAGCCTTCTGCAGGAATTTCTCTACTTTCACCTTCTCAGAGGCCGTCTCTTCAGACGCTTTGTTATTACAAGAAACCAAGGAAGCGCTGCTCAGGAAAAGGGCACTGGCGACAATCCATATTTTGGACTTTTTCATAGTTGTAGGTTTTGGCTCGTTAAAATATTTCCTAAGAAATCATTTAACGCTATAACTCGCCTTTTGTTGGAAAAGTTCATAATAACCATGCATTTCGCCTCACTTCTCTTACCAAAAGACAAACAAGCATTAATCTAAGGCGAAATAAAATACACTCACAAACTATACAAAATCAAGCAGTTACAAATCAACTCTGTTAGAACATTCCCGATACTCACTCCCTGTCTCTACGGCTACTTAATTATACCAGCATTTTCAATTTAACTAGCTCCCAACATAAAAAAAGGCACTGGCCAGAGACATGATTTCTCTGCGGCCAGTGCCTTCTACCAAATTCCGTTTTCGGGCTCGTTTCTGAAAATGAGCCCGAAAACGGAGGTACTATGTTAGATTTACATTATTGTAAAACCAGCTTTCTCCAGTTCAACCCAATACCGTGGGTACGACTTCCGGACGACGCGGGGTTCTTCTATGAGTACCGGCTGCTTTAACCCCAACGGTGCGAAGGCCATGGCCATGCGGTGGTCTTCATAGGTGTGTACTTGGGGTTCGTTTTTGGGCTCTGTTTTCAGAATGAGGGCAAAAACGTCTGGCTCAGTTTCTACCAGTTCGGAACCGAATTTTTGCACCTCAGCCTGCAGGGCGGCAATGCGGTCGGTTTCTTTGATTCTGAGGCTTTCCAGCCCGGTCATTTCAAAGGGCACGCGCAGGCTGGCACCCAAGGCCACCACAGTCTGGGCCAGGTCTGGGCAAGCCGAAAAATCTATTCTGTCTATCTTGTCTTGCAGCGGTTGTTTGGTCAGGCGCACGCCGGTGTCAGAAAATTCGGTCTTCACGCCAAACGGGGCCATGAGCGTGGGCAATACGCTGTCGCCTTGTAAAGAGGTGGACCGAAGGCCGGGCAGGAAAACATCGGCTTCCTGGGCCAGGGCCACCATGCTGTACCAGTAACTGGCCGCCGACCAATCTGACTCCACAGTAAATTCCCGCGGTTGGTATTGCTGCGGTGGCACTGAGATGAGGTTGCCTTCAAACGTGGCCTGCACGCCAAAATGCGCCATTTGCGCGAGCGTCATTCTAATGTAAGGCTCTGAACTAATTTTTCCCTCCAGCGTCAATTGCAGCCCTTGCGGCAACAGCGGCCCAATCATAAGCAACGCCGAAATATACTGGCTGCTGATATCTGACCTGATGGAAAGTTGGTTGGTGCCCGTTCCGGTGAACCCGTTCATTTGCAGCGGCGGGTAGCCTTCCTGGCCCAGATAATCAATGTCGGCACCCAAGGTCCGGAGGGCATCTACCAGCACACCAATGGGCCGTTGGCACATACGGGGCGTGCCGGTGAGTTTGAGTTTCTGGCTGGTGGCGGCGTAATAGGCAGTCAAAAAACGCATGACGGTGCCGGCATCTTCGGCGCTTACCTCTGGCCCGGCAGGGCTGGAAAGCAAGCGGTTCAACAGTTGAGTATCATTAGCGTCTGAGAGGTTGTGAATGGGGAAATTGTGGCCAGACAAAGCCCTGATGATCAACGCGCGGTTGGCTTCACTTTTAGAGGCGGGCAATTGAAACGTTCCGCGCAACACACCGGTGGGGTGTGACACGCGCACGGCAGCAGCAGATATCATAAGGTTTGGTAATAACGCAAGGCACTTTGGGCCTCGCTCAGGGTGATGGGTTGGTCATATACGGCTTCGCCGATTTTCTGAAGCAGCGTGCAGTTAATGGTGGCGCCGCTGTTCTTTTTATCGTGCAGGCAGCGTTCACTTATCTGAGTGATGTCTGTTTCTGGCAAGCTCACTTTTTCATAGATAGAGAAAATAAAGGACTCCAGCTGCTCCAACTCCTCTATAGGCAACATGCCGCGCTGCACAGATAACCAGGCTTCGCAGACCATGCCCACGGCAATGGCTTCGCCGTGCAACAGCATTTGGCCGGGTTTCTCCAGAAAATAACTTTCCACGGCGTGGCCCAACGTATGCCCGAAGTTGAGGATTTTGCGCAGCCCATTTTCCAGCGGATCTGCCGTGACCACTTTTGACTTAATATTTATGGAATGTTCAATCAACGCAGTCCAGTCCTCGGTGAAGAGCCCCACGTAGCGCTGCTCCCGGAACATGGCGGCGTCCATAATCAGCCAATGCTTTATCATTTCGGCGTAGCCTGATTTTATTTGCCGCTGGTCTACCGTCTGCAGAAATTGGGGGTTCACCCAAACCGCCACTGGTTCCTGAAAAACCCCGAGGTGGTTCTTGAAGCCCATAAAATCCACGCCCGTTTTGCCACCCACGCTGGCATCTACTTGCGCCAGCAAAGTGGTGGGCACGTTGAGGAACCGAATGCCGCGCTTGTACAGACTGGCGCAGAAACCGCCTAAATCAGTGAGCACGCCGCCGCCCAGATTCACCACCAAAGCCCAGCGGTCCAGACCCAGTTCGGTGAGTTGGCGCCAAACGTGTTCACAGGTGGCCAGGGTTTTGTTTTCTTCGCCGCTCTGGATTTGGATGACGTGGTGCCCAACTGGCAAGATGGCTTTTACCAATGGGTAGCAATGCCGCTGCGTGTTTTCATCTACCAGTACTACCACTTTTTTGAAGGCACGGTTGTCCAGCAGCGCTTTCAACTGCGCTTCGGAATCTTTGCCTATGAAAATTTCTTCGGTCAAACTATTCTGGGGTTTCGTTTTTGGCTCCGCTTTCAGAAATGAGCCCGAAAACAGGTTTTGCTTGCAAAGAAGGGAATGTATAAGGGAGTTCAAAAGAAAAACCTTAGAAAATCATTGGCTAGCACGGTGAAAGATGTAATACACGAGGCTTCAAAGCGGCATGAAGGTATCTCAACAATCCCTTACCAATTTGACTTCCACCCTTAGGCATTCTACAATTCATACCTGAAAACTTGCACACATGCGGCGTTGGCGTTGCTGGAAAGTAATCACATCATGGTCCCGGGTACAAATTCTAAAATCGATATAAAATTTAATTCCACGGGCAGTTGATTTAAAACTCCAAACCGTTTCTTACCTTTAAAGAACACTGTTAACCAAGTACTTGGAAATAGTTTTTATCTTCAGCCTAACTCCATGGTCAGCCATAAAAATACTTCTGCCCTATTAGCCTTCCGAATTCTGATCATGGGCTTGCTGCTATTTCTCACGGTCACTCCGCTGCTACAGGCGCAGGAAGCGCCGTTTAAAAAAGGCGTTAACGTAACCAATTGGTTTCAGGCCAACAGTGCGCGCGAAGTGCAGTTCACCAAGTACACCCGGCAAGATTTTGTTCAGATCAAAAGCCTGGGCGCAGACGTGATTCGGTTGCCAATCAATCTGCACGCCATGACTCAGGGCGCACCCAACTATACCATAGACCCGCTGCTTTTTACTTTTCTGGACCAAGCCATTACCTGGGCCGAGGAGCTGAACCTACACCTTATCTTGGACAACCATTCTTTTAACCCCATTGCCAATACACAGCCCGAAGTAGAAATTATTTTAGCCAACGTCTGGCCGCAGCTGGCGCGCCGCTACAAAAACAGGTCAGACAAATTGTATTACGAAATTTTGAACGAGCCCCACGGCATTGCAGATGAACTTTGGAACGGCATACAGGGCCGCATCATTCAGGTCATCAGGGCCGAAGACACCAAGCATACCATTATTGTGGGCGCCAGCAACTTCAACAGTTACCAGAACCTGGCGCAGATGCCCGTGTACCCAGACAACAAGTTAATCTATACTTTCCACTTTTATGATCCTTTCCTTTTCACGCACCAGGGCGCCAGTTGGGTAGAGCCTTCGTTGGTGCCCTTGGCCAACATGCCGTTTCCGTACCGGGCGCAGGACATGCCCGCGTTGCCCAGCAGTTTAAGAGGCACCTGGCTGGAAGGCGCCTACAATAACTATGGAAACGAAGGCACCGTGGCCCGGGTAAAGCAGTTGATTGACATTGCCGCCAATTTTAAGCAAACCCGCCAGGTGCCGGTTTTCTGCGGAGAGTTTGGCGTTTACATGAAAAACAGCCGGCCGCAGGACCGCGTCTTTTGGCACGAGACCGTACGCCGTTACCTGGAGGAAAAAGGAATTGCTTGGACCACCTGGGACTATCACCATGAATTCGGGCTGTTTACGCAAGGCGGCTCAGATTTATTTGACCATGATTTGAATGTGCCGTTGCTGCAGGCGTTGGGTTTTACAGTGCCACCCCAAACGCCTTATCAGAAATCGCCTAAACAAGTAGGCTTTGGGCTGTACTCAGATTATTTGGGAAAAGACATTTTAAACGCCAGTTACGGCGGGCAACTGAATTTTTACGCTGATCAAAAACCCAACAACGGCCATTTCAGTTTAAGCTGGGCGAACGCTGACCAATACAGCAGCATCGGGTTTGATTTCAGGCCAGAGGTGGATCTTTCTGTTTTACGGCAGAATAACTATGCGCTTGATTTCCTCTTCAGGGCCACCGGACCGGCCACCCGCCTGGACCTGCGTTTTCTGGACACCAAAACCGCTGACCCAAATGACCATCCGTGGCGGTCTGTCTTTACCTTAACAGAGCAGCTTGCGCCTTTTGACGGCCGGTGGCACCACATCCGGATTCCGTTGACCAGCTTTCAGGAACAGGGCTCCTGGGATAACAATGCCTGGCATACCCCGCGCGGCGCCTTTGACTGGACCAATATTGACAAGATGGAAATAACCGCTGAGCACGGCCCCCTGGGCACCACCCAGTTCTGGTTTGACAATGTGTACATCTCTAACCAAGACACGGCCAAAATCTATGACACTTCGGTGTATACAGGCCCGCTTTCCAGCTTGCAGGAACAAAATGCTTCCCCAGACCTAATCCTCTATCCTAACCCGGCCTCCACTATTTTAAAAATTGAAGCAACCAAACCAGAACCACTTACTTTGGAGTTAATGGATACCTTA
This region of Rufibacter sp. LB8 genomic DNA includes:
- a CDS encoding acyl-CoA carboxylase subunit beta; amino-acid sequence: MSEQNPLSGKFEILDRKNDEALLGGGQARIDAQHKKGKLTARERIDLLVDEGSFEEIGKFVMHRSKDFGLDKEYYLGDGVVTGYGTVNGRLVYVFSQDFTVFGGSLSETHAEKIVKIMDLAMKNGAPVIGLNDSGGARIQEGVVSLGGYADIFYKNTLASGVIPQLSGIMGPCAGGAVYSPAITDFILMVEDTSYMFVTGPNVVKTVTHETVTSEELGGASTHSTKSGVTHFSCANEVVCIQNIKQLLSYMPQNCEELAPFLPYESSGDETREVLNTLIPENPNQPYDMREVIEGIIDAGSFLEVHKNFGENIVVGFARLAGRSIGIVGNQPAVLAGVLDINASTKAARFVRFCDCFNIPLLVLEDVPGFLPGTDQEWRGIITNGAKLLYAFSEATVPRVTVITRKAYGGAYDVMNSKHIGADLNYAWPTAEIAVMGAKGAAEIIFKREIAAAEDPEAKLAEKVAEYQEKFATPYRAAHRGFVDEVIYPSETRTKLIKAFKMLENKVDKLPRKKHGNIPL
- a CDS encoding M42 family metallopeptidase gives rise to the protein MREESFEFLQTYLNNAAPTGFESPGQKLWLEYIKPYIDEYFVDTYGTVVGVINPEAEYKVVIEAHADEIAWFVNYITPEGYIYVRRNGGSDALIAPSKRVNIHTRKGMVKAVFGWPAIHVRKIEQDKAPTVETIFLDCGATNRQEVEDMGIHVGCVVTFDDELWVMNEKYYVGRALDNRIGGFMIAEVARLLKENNKKLPFGLYIVNAVQEEIGLRGAEMIAHRIKPDLAIITDVTHDTQAPMYEKKTNGDLHCGKGPVLTYGPAVQNNVLDMLIEVAQKHEIPFQRAAATRATGTDTDAFAYSSEGVASALISLPLKYMHTTVETVHKDDVENIIQLYYQFLLQLQSGHDFRYLK
- a CDS encoding GNAT family N-acetyltransferase, with product MQLETPRLLLREFIEEDWHFTNLFEANEAVMRYQTQPVRDAEGSRQYVLQCMREAQEEPRTVYDLAVVLKTTQMVIGRVGMKLDEDGEEAALWYVLNQTYWGKGYATEAARALMGFGFEHLHLHRIWADCDPRNVGSYKVMEKLGMRHEAHFRENIFIKGEWCDSLVYALLSREWPVLSGENSE
- a CDS encoding ABC transporter substrate-binding protein is translated as MLFTDQMQRQVLLPHPPQRIISLVPSQTELLFSLGLGDRVVGVTKFCIHPKAQTKQVTKIGGTKTFHLEVIDQLKPDLIIGNKEENYQEGIEALAQKYPVWMSDIYTLPDALNMITSLGQVLSTEKAAIALAKDIQAKFGALQPLFPTKKAAYFIWKNPYIAVGNTNFIDYLLGLCGFENVFQSMPRYPEITPQQLASAEPEVILLSSEPYPFQEKHVAEFQALCPQAQVLVVDGELFSWYGSRLLHSAPYLQQVIASVKV
- a CDS encoding DUF4142 domain-containing protein — encoded protein: MKKSKIWIVASALFLSSASLVSCNNKASEETASEKVKVEKFLQKAASNDMFGMMTGMLAGDQGKEQKVAAYGQQLYHVHSRTSPAIENIAKRKNVKLPNVMESEKKVLVDSLEVKKGDEFDKSFADVQVAAHEEAVALYEQADKELTDPEIQAFIDQILPVLKEHLQEAQQLKTAVAKLK
- a CDS encoding 3-phosphoshikimate 1-carboxyvinyltransferase, yielding MISAAAVRVSHPTGVLRGTFQLPASKSEANRALIIRALSGHNFPIHNLSDANDTQLLNRLLSSPAGPEVSAEDAGTVMRFLTAYYAATSQKLKLTGTPRMCQRPIGVLVDALRTLGADIDYLGQEGYPPLQMNGFTGTGTNQLSIRSDISSQYISALLMIGPLLPQGLQLTLEGKISSEPYIRMTLAQMAHFGVQATFEGNLISVPPQQYQPREFTVESDWSAASYWYSMVALAQEADVFLPGLRSTSLQGDSVLPTLMAPFGVKTEFSDTGVRLTKQPLQDKIDRIDFSACPDLAQTVVALGASLRVPFEMTGLESLRIKETDRIAALQAEVQKFGSELVETEPDVFALILKTEPKNEPQVHTYEDHRMAMAFAPLGLKQPVLIEEPRVVRKSYPRYWVELEKAGFTIM
- the aroB gene encoding 3-dehydroquinate synthase; translation: MTEEIFIGKDSEAQLKALLDNRAFKKVVVLVDENTQRHCYPLVKAILPVGHHVIQIQSGEENKTLATCEHVWRQLTELGLDRWALVVNLGGGVLTDLGGFCASLYKRGIRFLNVPTTLLAQVDASVGGKTGVDFMGFKNHLGVFQEPVAVWVNPQFLQTVDQRQIKSGYAEMIKHWLIMDAAMFREQRYVGLFTEDWTALIEHSINIKSKVVTADPLENGLRKILNFGHTLGHAVESYFLEKPGQMLLHGEAIAVGMVCEAWLSVQRGMLPIEELEQLESFIFSIYEKVSLPETDITQISERCLHDKKNSGATINCTLLQKIGEAVYDQPITLSEAQSALRYYQTL
- a CDS encoding cellulase family glycosylhydrolase, which encodes MVSHKNTSALLAFRILIMGLLLFLTVTPLLQAQEAPFKKGVNVTNWFQANSAREVQFTKYTRQDFVQIKSLGADVIRLPINLHAMTQGAPNYTIDPLLFTFLDQAITWAEELNLHLILDNHSFNPIANTQPEVEIILANVWPQLARRYKNRSDKLYYEILNEPHGIADELWNGIQGRIIQVIRAEDTKHTIIVGASNFNSYQNLAQMPVYPDNKLIYTFHFYDPFLFTHQGASWVEPSLVPLANMPFPYRAQDMPALPSSLRGTWLEGAYNNYGNEGTVARVKQLIDIAANFKQTRQVPVFCGEFGVYMKNSRPQDRVFWHETVRRYLEEKGIAWTTWDYHHEFGLFTQGGSDLFDHDLNVPLLQALGFTVPPQTPYQKSPKQVGFGLYSDYLGKDILNASYGGQLNFYADQKPNNGHFSLSWANADQYSSIGFDFRPEVDLSVLRQNNYALDFLFRATGPATRLDLRFLDTKTADPNDHPWRSVFTLTEQLAPFDGRWHHIRIPLTSFQEQGSWDNNAWHTPRGAFDWTNIDKMEITAEHGPLGTTQFWFDNVYISNQDTAKIYDTSVYTGPLSSLQEQNASPDLILYPNPASTILKIEATKPEPLTLELMDTLGKTWAQRQFQGKAQINTAILPNGVYFLKVTSPTGRSSTHKILVQH